A stretch of the Plodia interpunctella isolate USDA-ARS_2022_Savannah chromosome Z, ilPloInte3.2, whole genome shotgun sequence genome encodes the following:
- the LOC128682949 gene encoding uncharacterized protein LOC128682949, with protein sequence MYFIYIIFINFTFVSVYFIDTVNANKTTTTTIDFCEHPDCSMKNQHTMCIAKDKQSPRLYASGMTGWMRYQILLLHNKHRDNIAMGLDPGQPPASNMRKMYWDYELEKMAEVWARQCQKRHDECRNTIRYNVLQNMDVRPVLPRVTEAQLLDDAVGSWFSGSRVLPPEYVWSFRRWNCSAAGGCNAHWYSTAAWGSTWRLGCSQALCTAKKRSCAAYRKKRKSFPQDEETHEADSHELREAHESNSYPHELIEAENVTRTTMKENILRRTKFMTTEEVSRLEDFEMKRPGVTDGSPLHRGILSMSTRKKDTRKEPKIIAYTFCNYGPAGNIEGFPIYEAGQSCQNCPQGTRCSDRTHRALCSITGDPDARS encoded by the coding sequence atgtactttatttacataattttcataaattttacgtTTGTAAGCGTGTATTTTATAGATACAGTAAACGCAAATAAAACTACTACAACTACAATTGATTTTTGCGAACATCCCGACTGTTCTATGAAAAACCAACACACCATGTGTATAGCCAAGGACAAGCAAAGTCCTAGGCTGTATGCTTCGGGAATGACAGGGTGGATGAGGTATCAAATACTTCTGCTGCACAACAAGCACAGAGATAATATAGCAATGGGTCTAGATCCTGGACAGCCGCCTGCTTCTAATATGCGAAAGATGTATTGGGACTATGAATTGGAGAAGATGGCAGAGGTTTGGGCGCGACAGTGCCAGAAGCGACACGACGAGTGCAGAAATACCATCAGATACAATGTGCTTCAGAATATGGACGTGCGGCCGGTTTTGCCGCGAGTGACGGAGGCCCAGTTGCTGGACGACGCCGTGGGCTCGTGGTTCTCGGGCTCGCGAGTGTTGCCCCCGGAGTACGTGTGGTCTTTCCGTCGGTGGAACTGCAGCGCGGCAGGAGGCTGTAATGCTCACTGGTACTCTACTGCTGCTTGGGGCTCCACTTGGCGTCTTGGCTGCTCCCAGGCACTGTGCACTGCAAAAAAACGTTCCTGCGCTGCTTATCGCAAGAAAAGAAAGAGCTTCCCGCAGGACGAGGAAACCCATGAAGCTGACTCGCATGAATTAAGAGAAGCGCATGAATCCAATAGTTATCCGCATGAATTGATAGAAGCAGAGAATGTTACAAGAACGacaatgaaggaaaacattttgaGACGAACCAAATTCATGACTACGGAGGAAGTATCCCGGCTGGAGGATTTCGAAATGAAGCGGCCGGGAGTGACAGACGGATCGCCTTTACACCGTGGTATTTTATCAATGAGTACAAGAAAGAAGGACACAAGAAAGGAGCCGAAGATAATAGCTTACACTTTTTGTAATTACGGACCAGCGGGCAATATAGAGGGATTTCCTATATACGAAGCTGGTCAATCCTGTCAGAACTGTCCGCAGGGGACCCGCTGCTCCGACCGGACCCACAGAGCTCTCTGTTCTATTACGGGTGATCCCGATGCTCGCTCCTGA
- the LOC128683243 gene encoding TBC1 domain family member 13 isoform X1: MSLHKARIQAFEEILEQDVIDIDQLRKLAFNGIPDEKGLRSMVWKILLHYLPYEKSAREDTLVKKRQLYKQFINEIIVSPGGPSDHPLNISPDSSWSTYFKDNEVLLQIDKDVRRLCPDISFFQSATEFPCPEIVNSNGVKRLHKRVEQSMLSYSTLERRGLGVAKLSNEIRRSDSLSSGDYAPLNEGCEAHWEVVERMLFLYAKLNPGQSYVQGMNEIIGPIYHTFAIDADKEFRQHAEADCFFCFTNLMSEIRDFFIRTLDEAESGINYMMGKLCDCVKRNDVAVWGLLEMQVLRPQYYSFRWLTLLLSQEFSLPDVERIWDSLFADSDRFNFLIYICCAMILLVRDNLLSGDFASNVKLLQNFPPMDVSLILNKAVEIADRDR; encoded by the exons atgagCCTACACAAAGCAAG aATACAAGCATTTGAAGAGATTCTTGAACAAGATGTGATTGATATTGACCAGTTAAGGAAGCTGGCTTTCaatg GTATTCCTGATGAAAAAGGATTACGCTCGATGGTCTGGAAGATCCTGTTGCATTACTTACCTTATGAGAAGAGCGCGCGTGAAGACACACTTGTTAAAAAACGACAATTGTACAAACAATTTATCA ATGAAATAATAGTGTCTCCGGGTGGGCCGAGCGACCACCCCCTTAACATCAGCCCAGACAGTTCATGGAGCACGTACTTCAAGGACAATGAGGTGCTCCTCCAAATTGATAAAGACGTCCGCAGATTGTGCCCAGACATATCATTCTTCCAGTCGGCTACAGAATTCCCTTGCCCGGAG attgtAAACAGTAACGGTGTCAAACGATTACATAAAAGGGTTGAGCAGTCTATGCTCTCGTACTCAACGTTGGAAAGGAGGGGACTCGGCGTCGCAAAG TTGAGCAACGAAATCCGTCGCTCGGACAGCCTCTCGAGCGGGGACTACGCGCCTCTGAACGAGGGCTGCGAGGCCCACTGGGAGGTGGTGGAGAGGATGCTGTTCCTGTACGCGAAGCTCAACCCTGGTCAAAGCTACGTGCAAGGCATGAATGAGATCATTGGCCCCATCTACCACACCTTCGCCATTGACGCCGATAAAGAGTTTAGAC AGCACGCAGAAGCGGATTGTTTTTTCTGTTTCACGAATCTGATGTCCGAGATCCGGGACTTCTTCATCCGCACGCTGGACGAGGCGGAAAGCGGCATTAACTACATGATGGGCAAACTGTGCGACTGCGTCAAACGGAACGACGTCGCTGTATGGGGGCTCCTGGAGATGCAAGTGCTGCGCCCGCAGTACTATAG CTTCAGATGGCTGACTTTACTACTCTCCCAGGAGTTCTCGCTGCCAGACGTGGAAAGAATCTGGGACTCACTGTTCGCTGACTCTGACAGATTCAACTTTCTCATATACATTTGTTGTGCCATGATATT aTTGGTAAGAGATAACCTCCTCAGCGGTGACTTCGCTTCAAATGTGAAGCTTCTGCAGAACTTCCCGCCTATGGACGTATCTTTAATACTAAATAAAGCGGTGGAAATCGCTGACAGGGACAGGTAA
- the LOC128683243 gene encoding TBC1 domain family member 13 isoform X2: MSLHKARIQAFEEILEQDVIDIDQLRKLAFNGIPDEKGLRSMVWKILLHYLPYEKSAREDTLVKKRQLYKQFINEIIVSPGGPSDHPLNISPDSSWSTYFKDNEVLLQIDKDVRRLCPDISFFQSATEFPCPEIVNSNGVKRLHKRVEQSMLSYSTLERRGLGVAKLSNEIRRSDSLSSGDYAPLNEGCEAHWEVVERMLFLYAKLNPGQSYVQGMNEIIGPIYHTFAIDADKEFRQHAEADCFFCFTNLMSEIRDFFIRTLDEAESGINYMMGKLCDCVKRNDVAVWGLLEMQVLRPQYYSFRWLTLLLSQEFSLPDVERIWDSLFADSDRFNFLIYICCAMILLVRDNLLSGDFASNVKLLQNFPPMDVSLILNKAVEIADRDR; the protein is encoded by the exons atgagCCTACACAAAGCAAG aATACAAGCATTTGAAGAGATTCTTGAACAAGATGTGATTGATATTGACCAGTTAAGGAAGCTGGCTTTCaatg GTATTCCTGATGAAAAAGGATTACGCTCGATGGTCTGGAAGATCCTGTTGCATTACTTACCTTATGAGAAGAGCGCGCGTGAAGACACACTTGTTAAAAAACGACAATTGTACAAACAATTTATCA ATGAAATAATAGTGTCTCCGGGTGGGCCGAGCGACCACCCCCTTAACATCAGCCCAGACAGTTCATGGAGCACGTACTTCAAGGACAATGAGGTGCTCCTCCAAATTGATAAAGACGTCCGCAGATTGTGCCCAGACATATCATTCTTCCAGTCGGCTACAGAATTCCCTTGCCCGGAG attgtAAACAGTAACGGTGTCAAACGATTACATAAAAGGGTTGAGCAGTCTATGCTCTCGTACTCAACGTTGGAAAGGAGGGGACTCGGCGTCGCAAAG TTGAGCAACGAAATCCGTCGCTCGGACAGCCTCTCGAGCGGGGACTACGCGCCTCTGAACGAGGGCTGCGAGGCCCACTGGGAGGTGGTGGAGAGGATGCTGTTCCTGTACGCGAAGCTCAACCCTGGTCAAAGCTACGTGCAAGGCATGAATGAGATCATTGGCCCCATCTACCACACCTTCGCCATTGACGCCGATAAAGAGTTTAGAC AGCACGCAGAAGCGGATTGTTTTTTCTGTTTCACGAATCTGATGTCCGAGATCCGGGACTTCTTCATCCGCACGCTGGACGAGGCGGAAAGCGGCATTAACTACATGATGGGCAAACTGTGCGACTGCGTCAAACGGAACGACGTCGCTGTATGGGGGCTCCTGGAGATGCAAGTGCTGCGCCCGCAGTACTATAGCTTCAG ATGGCTGACTTTACTACTCTCCCAGGAGTTCTCGCTGCCAGACGTGGAAAGAATCTGGGACTCACTGTTCGCTGACTCTGACAGATTCAACTTTCTCATATACATTTGTTGTGCCATGATATT aTTGGTAAGAGATAACCTCCTCAGCGGTGACTTCGCTTCAAATGTGAAGCTTCTGCAGAACTTCCCGCCTATGGACGTATCTTTAATACTAAATAAAGCGGTGGAAATCGCTGACAGGGACAGGTAA